From a single Lentisphaera profundi genomic region:
- a CDS encoding VacJ family lipoprotein, producing MKKLLPLFSLALVLLQSCTSQYSEWEKPLPEGEIVPGVELVPDPIERANRMSFYVDDKLMNYLVEPASDGYRYVVPKGARTGIDNFFENILFPRNFLNNLFQADWDGLGRTTDRFILNTTVGILGFRDVAADHYNIKAAKQDTGQSFAKWGWENNFYLYIPILGPSSDRDLVGRVGDYFMNPLIYNDNTKILNYFLIFNKATFFTDAYRSLVETNYDPYDLRRLIYTVTRRYSADPLSFQGEDTSATQTLRAVYLQPREKDFENWKVEGELLVKSTGETIKYNFWLQDKPAPLMYVIPGLGSHRSSGQPMFLAEMAYLKGYNVVTFSNLMNFEPILKSKDAIFPGYTPNDIKNIKKFMGAIDADLEKNHSGQFGDRSVMGISLGAYYLLNLAASETEEDALKFKKYIAIDAPVDLMYGLKQLDNSYNSPLSLETEEERERFVLGTLTKVAAILANSEKITHNQAMPFTDQEAKYLIGLSFRMTLRDMLFISAYQEEIMANNESTPKEGIYKALGQYSWEEYYKMFVMPKLKETGLTEEQIAKDVSLRSVSKALKENDKIRVFTNQNDFLNEEGSIAWMKSTFGDRLTVFPDGGHLGNLIQDKVRSEIIESLED from the coding sequence ATGAAGAAATTATTACCCCTATTTAGTTTAGCACTCGTATTGCTGCAGTCCTGTACATCGCAATATAGTGAGTGGGAAAAGCCTTTGCCTGAGGGCGAGATTGTTCCCGGAGTTGAGTTGGTCCCAGATCCAATTGAAAGAGCCAATAGAATGAGTTTTTACGTCGATGATAAATTGATGAATTATCTTGTTGAGCCAGCGTCAGATGGCTACCGCTATGTTGTACCTAAAGGTGCTCGTACTGGAATTGATAATTTCTTTGAAAATATTCTTTTCCCAAGAAACTTCCTCAATAATTTATTTCAGGCTGACTGGGATGGTTTAGGGAGAACGACGGATCGCTTTATTCTCAATACAACCGTTGGTATTCTTGGTTTTAGAGATGTAGCGGCTGATCATTATAATATAAAAGCAGCTAAGCAAGATACAGGCCAAAGTTTTGCGAAGTGGGGTTGGGAAAATAATTTCTACCTCTATATCCCAATCTTAGGACCAAGTTCTGATCGTGATTTAGTCGGTAGAGTTGGTGATTATTTCATGAATCCTTTAATTTATAATGACAACACTAAGATCCTTAATTATTTCTTGATCTTTAACAAAGCAACATTTTTCACTGATGCCTATCGTTCTTTAGTTGAAACTAACTATGATCCCTATGATTTACGTCGTTTGATTTATACTGTCACTCGTCGTTACAGTGCTGATCCCCTTAGTTTCCAAGGTGAAGATACTTCTGCAACTCAAACGCTCAGAGCCGTATACCTTCAGCCACGTGAAAAAGATTTTGAAAACTGGAAAGTGGAAGGCGAGTTATTAGTTAAAAGCACGGGTGAAACAATTAAGTACAACTTTTGGTTACAAGATAAGCCTGCTCCATTAATGTATGTTATTCCTGGCTTAGGTTCTCATAGAAGTTCTGGTCAGCCAATGTTCTTAGCTGAGATGGCTTATTTAAAAGGTTATAATGTAGTGACTTTTTCTAACTTAATGAATTTTGAGCCGATTTTAAAATCTAAAGATGCCATTTTTCCAGGCTATACACCAAATGATATTAAAAACATTAAAAAATTCATGGGTGCAATTGATGCGGACTTAGAGAAAAATCATTCAGGTCAGTTTGGCGATAGATCAGTTATGGGTATTTCTTTAGGTGCTTATTACCTGCTCAATTTAGCGGCTTCTGAAACTGAAGAAGATGCTTTGAAGTTCAAAAAATATATTGCAATTGATGCGCCAGTGGATTTAATGTACGGTCTTAAGCAACTCGATAACTCTTATAATTCACCACTCAGTCTCGAGACTGAGGAAGAGAGAGAAAGATTTGTACTAGGGACATTAACGAAAGTTGCAGCAATTCTTGCTAATAGCGAAAAAATCACACATAATCAAGCAATGCCTTTTACGGATCAAGAAGCCAAATACCTCATTGGTTTAAGTTTCCGTATGACACTACGTGATATGCTTTTTATTAGTGCTTACCAAGAAGAAATCATGGCTAATAATGAGTCCACGCCAAAAGAAGGTATATACAAGGCTTTAGGGCAGTACTCTTGGGAAGAGTACTACAAAATGTTTGTGATGCCTAAGCTTAAGGAAACCGGTTTGACTGAAGAGCAGATTGCTAAGGATGTTAGTTTGAGATCAGTAAGCAAGGCACTTAAAGAAAATGATAAAATAAGAGTTTTCACAAATCAAAATGATTTCTTAAATGAAGAAGGTAGTATTGCATGGATGAAATCTACTTTTGGAGATCGTCTTACGGTATTCCCTGATGGCGGCCACTTAGGTAACCTTATCCAAGATAAAGTAAGGTCAGAAATCATTGAATCTCTAGAAGACTAA
- a CDS encoding ABC transporter substrate-binding protein, which translates to MKRKVSLCFLLIAVFAISCKETVIEKGVLTNSSNELILYNWEEYTPANIIEQFEKETGIKVVIKEFQTVDEQIATLQSEPDFCDLTIVGVTEAKQVFTPLKLIEEIDRNQLTGNHKYNDFFKNSETYGVPYCSGLLGFAVDKRYVDLAFKDFSFLVSDPQYKGKISLLDEPSDIYYLLMNSVGASVNSVNRDDHDRARQFTSKIISMEPHIQDLYSGLDDLNEGKIWMAMAYSGDALMYQEENSNIEFVYPQDRPFIWRDMLCLNINAPNKKNAYRFLDFINTPQVAAEIAVQFKTSPGIIGAEKYMDRETMTNPLVNIPKSLSDTCEVIVRFKENNAIINELYTYLVNGSHKDDNDEYK; encoded by the coding sequence ATGAAAAGAAAAGTTTCATTATGCTTTCTTCTAATAGCTGTGTTTGCTATTTCCTGTAAAGAAACAGTTATCGAAAAAGGAGTTTTAACAAACTCGTCAAATGAATTAATATTATATAATTGGGAAGAGTATACCCCTGCGAATATCATCGAACAGTTTGAGAAAGAGACGGGTATAAAAGTTGTTATAAAAGAATTTCAAACAGTGGATGAACAGATTGCAACGTTGCAATCCGAGCCAGATTTTTGTGACTTAACAATAGTGGGTGTGACTGAAGCTAAGCAGGTTTTTACACCTTTAAAATTGATAGAGGAAATTGATAGAAATCAGCTTACTGGGAATCATAAGTATAATGATTTTTTTAAAAATAGTGAAACTTATGGAGTTCCTTACTGTTCCGGACTATTAGGTTTTGCGGTAGATAAGCGTTACGTGGATTTGGCCTTCAAAGATTTTAGTTTTTTGGTTTCAGACCCTCAATACAAAGGCAAAATATCTTTATTAGATGAGCCCTCAGATATTTATTATTTATTGATGAATAGCGTGGGAGCTAGTGTTAATTCCGTCAATCGCGATGATCATGATCGTGCAAGGCAGTTTACAAGTAAAATCATCAGCATGGAGCCTCATATACAGGACCTCTACTCAGGTTTAGATGATTTGAATGAAGGAAAGATATGGATGGCGATGGCTTACAGTGGCGATGCGCTCATGTACCAAGAGGAGAATAGTAATATAGAATTTGTTTACCCACAGGATCGCCCATTCATATGGAGAGATATGCTTTGTTTAAATATAAATGCTCCTAATAAAAAGAATGCTTATCGCTTTCTCGACTTTATCAATACCCCACAAGTGGCTGCAGAAATAGCCGTCCAGTTTAAGACTTCTCCGGGGATAATAGGGGCTGAAAAATATATGGACCGAGAGACTATGACTAACCCTTTGGTGAATATCCCCAAAAGCTTGTCAGATACTTGTGAGGTTATAGTTAGGTTCAAAGAAAATAATGCCATTATTAATGAACTTTATACCTATCTCGTAAATGGTTCTCATAAGGATGATAATGATGAGTATAAATAG
- a CDS encoding hybrid sensor histidine kinase/response regulator — MMSINSRLSLKHRVLLYFVLISVAAISSLSLGGIRFLEKSLLEKDLISSKLLAHEIHFNVKQVFANAERDLRLIAQSPVFVGEDFSIEYKGRELKRLKDLIGSFENLSLYDKEGHLLTTTSYGYVGGVKYSSYFKKTLEEQSLQTSPAYYTLEPQSLIFSFTNPVLDHSGQLKYVIYAQLNLSQLSSLITHLNFGESGFSQLIDEYGRIIASGGQDDLLTPVSADLQEKLRTESDGFRFEQNGLRHGSACSDSRFTVLVSQSYDEVLAVVNESLKKLIIYSILVLVVVTVIGTYFSYTISRPLEDLIKNVRNYVKGDRVNTKGSYGVPEEIDQLGSSFNKILGQIEQYQDKMEQLVNDRTEELAHAKDKAEAANKTKTLFLKNMSHEVRTPMNAILGFSQILKQKETEFNKIKLLDNVINAGNTLLKMLNDLLALSKTGSGKMDDNVSLLNLKIFFKDIELLFLGTCVKKKLFLKFDFDEAIENIVLLDSLKLKQVLVHLIDNAIKFTASGGVTIKIKTQAIDDDARIDLLISIKDTGVGIEKRHQEQIFKVFEQQQDGDFNESTGVGIGLALCTQLLGFMGGHLGLNSTIYEGSVFTFKIPNVELGLECQGDLSAIADEEYENKRILIADNKDLNRMIIKTVCEACHFSVEEAKTGVEVLRKSRSFLPDIIFLDLEIAKLNGFEVIRILREDDHVKNIKIIALSTKEYQRAKALEASDSFILKPLDQTSVIDALAPFIEQQTG, encoded by the coding sequence ATGATGAGTATAAATAGCCGTTTAAGTTTAAAACATAGGGTGCTTTTATACTTTGTGTTAATTAGTGTGGCGGCCATTTCATCATTAAGTTTAGGAGGTATTCGCTTCCTAGAAAAATCTTTATTAGAAAAAGATTTAATAAGCTCCAAATTACTAGCGCACGAAATACATTTTAATGTTAAGCAAGTGTTCGCAAATGCAGAACGTGATTTGAGATTGATCGCTCAATCTCCAGTTTTTGTCGGCGAAGATTTCTCTATAGAATATAAGGGAAGAGAGCTCAAGCGCTTAAAAGATTTAATTGGTAGTTTTGAGAATTTATCACTCTATGATAAAGAGGGCCATTTACTTACAACAACAAGTTATGGCTATGTAGGTGGAGTGAAGTACTCTAGTTATTTTAAAAAAACTCTTGAAGAGCAATCACTGCAAACCTCACCAGCCTATTACACTCTAGAGCCGCAGAGTTTAATTTTTTCTTTTACCAATCCAGTGCTTGATCATTCTGGCCAGTTAAAATATGTGATTTATGCACAATTGAATTTATCTCAATTAAGCTCATTAATTACTCATTTGAATTTTGGTGAGAGTGGTTTTTCACAGTTAATTGATGAATATGGAAGGATTATTGCAAGTGGCGGTCAAGATGATCTTTTAACGCCAGTAAGTGCAGACCTGCAAGAGAAATTAAGAACTGAGAGTGATGGTTTTCGTTTCGAACAAAATGGACTTCGACATGGGAGTGCCTGTAGCGATAGTAGATTTACAGTGTTGGTTTCACAAAGTTATGACGAGGTACTTGCAGTCGTTAATGAAAGCCTCAAGAAACTAATTATCTATAGCATACTTGTCTTAGTCGTCGTCACGGTAATAGGGACATACTTTTCATATACAATTTCAAGACCCTTAGAAGATTTGATAAAAAATGTACGCAACTACGTTAAGGGGGACCGTGTTAATACAAAAGGGTCCTACGGAGTTCCTGAGGAAATTGATCAATTGGGGAGCTCTTTTAATAAGATCCTTGGGCAGATTGAGCAGTATCAAGATAAAATGGAGCAATTGGTCAATGATAGGACAGAAGAGTTAGCTCATGCGAAAGATAAAGCTGAAGCGGCTAATAAGACAAAGACTTTATTTCTAAAAAACATGAGTCATGAAGTTCGGACTCCAATGAATGCTATTTTGGGTTTTTCACAGATCTTGAAGCAGAAAGAGACTGAATTTAATAAGATAAAGTTATTAGATAATGTGATTAATGCAGGCAATACTTTGTTGAAAATGCTCAATGATTTACTCGCTTTATCAAAAACTGGATCAGGTAAAATGGATGATAATGTGAGCTTGCTTAATCTGAAGATATTTTTTAAGGATATTGAGTTATTATTTCTAGGGACTTGTGTTAAGAAAAAGTTATTTTTGAAATTCGACTTTGATGAAGCAATAGAAAATATCGTGCTCTTGGATAGTTTAAAGTTAAAGCAAGTCTTAGTGCATCTTATAGATAATGCGATCAAATTCACGGCTTCTGGCGGAGTGACAATAAAGATTAAAACCCAAGCTATAGATGATGATGCACGAATTGATTTACTCATCTCGATAAAAGATACTGGTGTGGGTATTGAAAAAAGACATCAAGAGCAAATTTTCAAGGTGTTTGAACAGCAGCAAGATGGCGATTTTAATGAAAGTACTGGTGTGGGTATAGGTTTAGCTCTTTGTACACAATTATTAGGCTTTATGGGTGGTCATTTGGGACTGAATAGCACCATTTATGAAGGTAGTGTATTTACTTTTAAAATTCCCAATGTGGAGCTAGGACTTGAATGTCAAGGAGATTTAAGTGCCATTGCAGATGAAGAATATGAAAATAAACGAATTTTGATTGCAGATAATAAAGATTTGAATAGGATGATCATTAAGACTGTTTGTGAAGCTTGTCACTTTAGTGTGGAAGAGGCAAAAACTGGAGTAGAAGTTCTGCGTAAATCTAGATCCTTTTTACCTGATATAATCTTTTTAGATTTAGAGATCGCTAAATTGAACGGCTTTGAAGTTATTCGTATCTTAAGAGAAGATGATCATGTTAAGAATATTAAGATAATTGCTCTTAGTACTAAAGAGTATCAACGAGCTAAGGCTTTGGAGGCTAGTGATAGTTTTATTTTGAAACCATTAGATCAGACGAGCGTAATTGATGCTTTGGCGCCGTTCATAGAACAACAAACAGGCTAA
- the rpsS gene encoding 30S ribosomal protein S19 → MPRSIKKGPFVDSHLAAKVEKAIASGDHKAIKTWSRRSMILPTFVGLNFEVHNGKDFTSVFVTDNMVGHKLGEFSFTRAFRTHGVMSGK, encoded by the coding sequence ATGCCACGTTCAATTAAAAAAGGTCCTTTTGTGGACTCTCATCTCGCAGCAAAAGTTGAAAAAGCTATTGCTTCAGGTGACCACAAAGCCATTAAAACTTGGTCACGCCGCTCTATGATTCTTCCTACTTTCGTAGGCTTGAATTTCGAAGTGCACAATGGTAAAGATTTCACAAGCGTTTTTGTTACTGACAATATGGTCGGTCACAAACTCGGTGAATTCTCTTTCACACGTGCTTTCAGAACTCACGGTGTTATGTCCGGTAAATAA
- the rplB gene encoding 50S ribosomal protein L2, which yields MAIKTYKPTTPSLRNMVTVIDETITRSNSERSLTKGKKSTGGRNNAGRITTRFRGGGVKRKYRTIDFKRNKIGIPAKVAEIEYDPNRTANIALLHYADGEKRYILAPIGLEQGDTVMSGDKAEFKPGNALKIKDIPVGVIIHNLELEPGKGAVMVRSAGQQAILRSKEVDFAQIKLPSGEVRLVNLDCMATIGVVGNADHRKAKIGKAGKKRFQGKRPHVRGVAMNPVDHPMGGGEGRTSGGSHPVSPWGQLSKGFKTRNPRKNSSKFIIEKRKK from the coding sequence ATGGCTATTAAAACATACAAACCTACTACACCTTCTCTCCGTAATATGGTGACTGTAATTGACGAGACTATTACTCGCTCAAATTCAGAAAGATCACTTACTAAAGGTAAGAAAAGCACTGGCGGTCGTAATAACGCAGGTCGTATTACTACTCGTTTCCGTGGTGGTGGTGTCAAACGTAAGTACCGTACTATCGACTTCAAACGTAACAAAATTGGCATTCCTGCCAAAGTTGCTGAAATCGAGTACGATCCTAACCGTACTGCAAATATTGCTCTTCTTCACTATGCAGATGGTGAAAAGCGCTATATCCTCGCTCCTATTGGCCTTGAACAAGGCGACACAGTAATGAGTGGCGACAAAGCAGAATTTAAGCCTGGTAACGCGCTTAAAATTAAAGACATCCCCGTTGGTGTTATTATTCACAATCTTGAGCTTGAGCCTGGCAAAGGCGCTGTAATGGTTCGTTCTGCTGGTCAACAGGCCATCTTGCGTTCTAAAGAAGTTGACTTTGCTCAGATCAAACTTCCTTCTGGAGAAGTTCGTCTCGTTAACCTTGATTGTATGGCTACAATCGGAGTTGTTGGTAACGCAGACCACCGTAAAGCAAAAATTGGTAAAGCTGGTAAAAAGCGTTTCCAAGGCAAACGTCCACACGTTCGCGGTGTTGCAATGAATCCAGTCGATCACCCAATGGGTGGTGGTGAAGGTCGTACTTCTGGTGGTTCTCACCCGGTATCTCCTTGGGGTCAACTTTCGAAAGGTTTCAAAACTCGTAACCCTCGTAAGAACTCTTCTAAATTCATCATCGAAAAAAGGAAGAAATAA
- the rplW gene encoding 50S ribosomal protein L23, with translation MSNYKVIKTVVLTEKSSAAMEDQNKYTFKVAKSANKIEIATAIQQVFNVKVQSVNTMNYTGKKKRQRTAMAGKKANWKKAIVTLKSGEIINLY, from the coding sequence ATGAGTAATTATAAAGTAATTAAAACTGTTGTTCTCACTGAGAAATCTTCTGCTGCAATGGAAGATCAAAACAAGTACACATTCAAAGTTGCTAAAAGCGCTAATAAGATTGAGATTGCTACTGCAATTCAACAAGTCTTTAATGTAAAAGTACAATCTGTCAACACTATGAACTACACTGGTAAGAAGAAGCGTCAGCGCACTGCCATGGCTGGTAAAAAAGCCAATTGGAAGAAAGCTATCGTGACTCTCAAATCTGGTGAGATTATTAACCTCTACTAG
- the rplD gene encoding 50S ribosomal protein L4 → MTKVNTVDSKGQASGELEINSKWLEFEKGEQAVHESVVAFLASLRSGSANTKTRAEKRGGGRKPWRQKGTGNARAGSTRSPIWTGGGVAFGPKPRSYAKNVNKKVRRLAVRRALAERIQAEELIIVDAFAFDKPSTKTAIAFLESVNATDRPVIILSDDLAVNIENLENTAKSFNNVSLVMTASEVNAYDILSGKKVIISKAALEQLGERISAEA, encoded by the coding sequence ATGACTAAAGTAAATACTGTAGACTCAAAGGGTCAAGCTTCCGGTGAATTAGAAATCAATTCCAAGTGGCTTGAATTCGAAAAAGGTGAGCAAGCTGTACACGAATCCGTTGTAGCTTTCCTCGCTAGCCTTCGTTCAGGTAGCGCTAATACTAAAACTCGTGCTGAAAAGCGCGGTGGTGGTAGAAAGCCTTGGCGTCAAAAAGGTACTGGTAACGCTCGTGCTGGCTCAACTCGCTCTCCCATCTGGACTGGTGGTGGTGTTGCGTTCGGTCCTAAGCCGCGTTCATACGCTAAGAACGTTAACAAAAAAGTTCGCCGTTTAGCTGTACGCCGTGCACTCGCAGAGCGTATCCAAGCGGAAGAACTTATCATTGTTGACGCATTCGCATTTGACAAACCTTCAACTAAAACTGCTATTGCTTTCCTCGAAAGCGTTAATGCAACAGATCGTCCAGTAATCATCCTCAGTGATGACCTTGCTGTAAACATTGAGAATCTTGAAAACACTGCAAAGTCTTTCAACAACGTTTCTCTTGTAATGACTGCATCTGAAGTTAATGCCTACGATATCCTCTCAGGTAAGAAAGTGATCATCTCCAAAGCTGCTCTCGAGCAACTTGGTGAACGTATTTCTGCGGAGGCTTAA
- the rplC gene encoding 50S ribosomal protein L3, with protein sequence MIGIIGKKLGMTQVYDDKGLLVPVTVIEAGPCPVLDLKTKEKNSYSAIQIGYGSKRAKNVTKAVLGHLAKSNNQENPPALIKEIRLDADSDKEVGSVLTVAEFSDIAYVDVIGTTKGRGFQGVVKRWNFGGGRASHGGDWERKGGSIGMCNWPGRVFKGKKMPGHMGSVQRTSQGLKVIQVRPEENILMVKGAVPGFNGGFVVVKKAIKK encoded by the coding sequence ATGATTGGTATAATTGGTAAAAAATTGGGTATGACTCAGGTATACGACGACAAAGGTCTTCTTGTTCCTGTTACAGTCATTGAAGCTGGTCCTTGCCCAGTACTCGACCTTAAAACTAAGGAAAAAAATTCTTACTCTGCAATTCAAATCGGTTACGGTTCTAAGCGCGCTAAGAATGTCACTAAAGCTGTCCTCGGACACCTTGCTAAATCTAACAACCAAGAGAATCCTCCTGCTCTTATCAAAGAAATCCGCCTCGATGCAGATTCTGATAAAGAAGTCGGTTCAGTTCTCACTGTAGCAGAATTCAGCGATATTGCATACGTTGATGTTATCGGTACGACTAAGGGTCGCGGTTTCCAAGGCGTTGTAAAACGTTGGAACTTCGGTGGCGGTCGTGCATCTCACGGTGGTGACTGGGAACGTAAAGGTGGTTCCATTGGTATGTGTAACTGGCCTGGCCGTGTTTTCAAAGGCAAAAAGATGCCTGGTCACATGGGTAGTGTTCAGCGCACCTCACAAGGTTTAAAAGTTATTCAGGTTCGTCCTGAAGAAAACATCCTTATGGTGAAAGGTGCTGTTCCTGGTTTCAATGGCGGCTTTGTTGTCGTTAAGAAAGCAATTAAGAAGTAA
- the rpsJ gene encoding 30S ribosomal protein S10 has protein sequence MAKQTIRIRLQSYDHAVLDTSASDIVKTVKRAGARVAGPIPLPTRIERFTVNRSPHVNKKAMDQFEIRTHKRLLDIIEPTPKCVDELKKLNLPAGVDIAVKI, from the coding sequence ATGGCTAAGCAAACCATTAGAATAAGATTGCAATCTTATGACCACGCCGTACTTGACACTTCTGCTTCAGATATTGTCAAGACTGTAAAACGTGCTGGTGCTCGTGTTGCAGGTCCTATTCCTCTGCCCACAAGAATTGAGCGTTTCACTGTAAACCGCTCACCTCACGTGAACAAGAAGGCTATGGATCAGTTCGAAATCAGAACACATAAGCGTCTCCTCGACATTATTGAACCCACACCTAAGTGCGTTGACGAGCTCAAAAAGCTTAATCTTCCTGCTGGTGTTGACATCGCTGTCAAAATTTAA
- the fusA gene encoding elongation factor G produces the protein MSDTKSPNINSLSKVRNIGIMAHIDAGKTTTTERILFYTGKNYKIGEVHDGNTTMDWMQQEQERGITITSAATTCFWKDHKINIIDTPGHVDFTIEVERALRVLDGAVAVYCAVGAVQPQSETVWRQARKYNVPTIAFVNKMDRVGADFNNVVSDLRNKLSANAVPIQMPIGAEAEFSGVIDLIKMKSFTFSGAKGEEILESAIPEELADDAELARAEMIDSLSELSDEIADLYLEEKEIPEELIIAVLREHTIKNDLVPVLCGTAFKNKGVQCLLDAVLAILPAPNELPDKQGLNPKNDEEILLASNPKGPIVALVFKIMTDPYVGRITYVRIYSGSIKKGDKVENFRNKKNEKISRLLQMHANSQEDIKSAQAGDIVAIVGARFCTTGDTLSTNDFPCVLEEMTFPDTVISMVIEPKSSSEKDKLEIALKALSDEDPTFNISFNEETAQTLISGMGELHLEIIADRLIREFKVNANTGSPQVSYREAILKTAEFTETFVRETPNGNLFAEVSLKVEPLERGKGFVLDNRLSPGIIPESFENSIIEGINESSRTGVEHGYPLTDTKVSIVGAAHHSTDSSDIAFKAAASIALRNAALKAQLVKLEPMMKLEIDTPEENTGDVIGDISSRRGSVLNMESVGNFSKISAHVPLAKLFRYTTDLRSLTKGRASASIELSHFSEVSEK, from the coding sequence ATGAGCGACACTAAGTCACCTAATATAAACTCTCTTTCCAAGGTTCGAAATATCGGCATCATGGCTCACATTGATGCTGGCAAGACGACCACCACGGAAAGAATACTTTTTTACACCGGTAAGAATTATAAAATCGGTGAAGTTCATGATGGCAACACCACCATGGACTGGATGCAGCAGGAACAAGAACGCGGAATTACGATTACCTCAGCCGCCACTACCTGCTTTTGGAAAGATCATAAGATCAACATCATTGATACCCCAGGGCACGTAGATTTCACTATTGAAGTCGAACGTGCTCTTCGTGTTTTAGACGGCGCTGTTGCTGTCTACTGCGCCGTAGGAGCTGTTCAGCCTCAGTCTGAAACGGTTTGGCGCCAAGCTCGTAAATATAACGTCCCCACAATTGCTTTCGTTAATAAAATGGATCGCGTCGGTGCAGATTTTAATAATGTTGTCAGCGACCTTCGCAATAAACTATCCGCCAATGCGGTACCCATTCAAATGCCCATCGGTGCAGAAGCTGAATTTTCTGGAGTCATCGACCTCATAAAAATGAAAAGCTTCACTTTTTCCGGCGCCAAAGGCGAAGAAATACTCGAATCCGCCATTCCTGAAGAACTTGCTGACGATGCAGAATTAGCCCGTGCGGAAATGATCGACTCACTTTCAGAGCTCAGCGATGAAATTGCTGATCTCTATTTAGAAGAAAAAGAAATCCCCGAAGAACTCATCATTGCAGTTTTACGTGAACACACAATTAAAAATGATTTAGTTCCGGTATTATGCGGCACTGCCTTCAAAAACAAAGGCGTTCAATGTCTTCTTGATGCCGTGCTTGCAATCCTGCCAGCTCCTAATGAACTTCCAGACAAACAAGGCCTCAACCCTAAAAATGATGAAGAGATATTACTCGCATCTAATCCCAAGGGCCCCATTGTTGCTTTAGTTTTCAAAATCATGACTGACCCATACGTTGGACGCATTACTTATGTGCGCATCTATTCTGGCTCAATTAAAAAGGGTGATAAAGTTGAAAACTTTCGCAATAAGAAAAATGAAAAAATTTCCCGCCTGCTACAAATGCACGCAAATTCTCAAGAAGACATAAAATCTGCACAAGCAGGTGACATAGTCGCAATTGTTGGCGCACGTTTTTGCACAACTGGTGATACTCTTTCCACAAATGACTTTCCTTGCGTACTAGAAGAAATGACTTTCCCAGACACAGTCATCTCCATGGTGATTGAACCTAAATCTAGTTCGGAAAAAGATAAGTTAGAAATTGCTCTCAAAGCACTTTCCGATGAAGATCCAACTTTCAATATTTCCTTTAACGAGGAAACCGCACAAACACTTATTTCTGGCATGGGTGAACTTCACCTAGAAATTATTGCCGATCGCCTAATTCGCGAATTCAAAGTAAACGCCAACACAGGTAGCCCACAAGTTTCTTACCGTGAAGCCATCCTTAAGACGGCAGAATTTACCGAGACTTTTGTTCGCGAAACTCCCAACGGTAATCTTTTCGCCGAAGTTTCACTCAAAGTCGAACCTCTCGAAAGAGGCAAAGGTTTCGTGCTCGACAATAGACTTTCTCCCGGTATTATTCCCGAATCATTTGAAAATTCTATAATCGAGGGTATAAACGAATCTTCTCGAACCGGTGTTGAACACGGTTACCCCTTGACGGACACGAAGGTTTCTATTGTTGGAGCAGCTCATCATTCGACTGATTCTAGCGATATTGCATTCAAAGCCGCAGCCTCAATTGCACTTCGCAATGCAGCTCTCAAGGCGCAACTTGTTAAACTCGAACCGATGATGAAACTGGAAATTGACACTCCTGAAGAAAATACAGGCGACGTCATTGGCGATATTTCATCTCGACGAGGTTCGGTACTCAATATGGAAAGTGTTGGAAATTTCTCGAAAATTTCTGCTCACGTTCCACTAGCAAAACTTTTCCGTTACACCACGGACTTGCGTTCGCTCACCAAAGGTCGCGCTTCTGCGTCGATTGAGCTTTCGCACTTCTCTGAAGTATCAGAAAAATAA
- the rpsG gene encoding 30S ribosomal protein S7: MRKNRAPKRPVTPDAKYNSELLSRLINMVMDAGKKSTAQCVVYKALETVTAKVKDTDAIEVFFGAIENIKPQVMVKSRRVGGANYQVPVEVGPDRQVSLAMRWMITFAQKKKGKPMDQALASEIIDAFNKTGSAVKKKDEVHRMAAANKAFAHYRW; encoded by the coding sequence ATGAGAAAAAATCGCGCACCTAAGCGCCCTGTAACTCCTGACGCAAAATACAATAGTGAACTTCTTTCACGCCTCATCAACATGGTGATGGATGCTGGTAAGAAATCAACTGCTCAATGCGTTGTATACAAAGCTTTAGAAACTGTAACTGCAAAAGTAAAAGATACTGATGCAATTGAAGTTTTCTTCGGCGCTATCGAAAATATCAAGCCACAAGTAATGGTGAAAAGTCGTCGTGTCGGCGGTGCTAATTACCAAGTACCTGTAGAAGTTGGTCCTGATCGCCAAGTATCACTCGCTATGCGTTGGATGATCACATTTGCCCAAAAGAAAAAGGGTAAACCTATGGATCAAGCTCTTGCGTCTGAAATCATCGATGCCTTCAATAAAACAGGTAGTGCTGTTAAGAAGAAAGATGAAGTTCACCGCATGGCAGCAGCCAACAAGGCTTTTGCACACTACCGCTGGTAG